The proteins below are encoded in one region of Apium graveolens cultivar Ventura chromosome 4, ASM990537v1, whole genome shotgun sequence:
- the LOC141718688 gene encoding uncharacterized protein LOC141718688, translating into MHMCHLETIRKHDNESLSAYMRRFQEAINKVSSLDEREALSIFRRNLDLEHNERYIVELINKELQSLAAAYSMAARFIKETDVLQAMRMTRNGGSRSKNTDDRPKGAYHQDKKFNQNNQSQERQANPVFQRLGPKQESNIDPGPVKQAREPKQEPDWTPLKRTREEILKEVKNKPFYFPPKPMQTPPESRPYNRQCDYHETYVHKTENCLSLKYFIEDQVKKGNMNKYLVRDSSRGEVQKKGKNVVNVVLGGSYSPPRSPDFGE; encoded by the coding sequence atgcacatgtgtcacctggagacGATCCGGAAGCATGACAATGAGTCCCTCTCTGCATACATGCGccggttccaggaagcaatcaataaagtttcAAGTCTGGATGAGAGGGAAGCTTTAAGCATTTTCAGAAGAAACCTGGACCTAGAGCACAACGAGAGGTATATTGTGGAGCTAATCAATAAGGAGCTGCAAAGCCTGGCAGCAGCTTACTCAATGGCTGCCAGATTCATTAAGGAAACAGATGTGCTCCAGGCAATGAGGATGACCCGGAATGGGGGGTCCAGGAGTAAAAacactgatgaccgaccgaaaggggcTTACCATCAGGACAAGAAATTCAATCAAAACAACCAAAGCCAAGAAAGACAAGCCAACCCGGTTTTTCAGAGACTTGGTCCGAAGCAGGAGTCGAACATCGACCCAGGACCCGTAAAGCAAGCTCGGGAGCCGAAGCAGGAGCCAGACTGGACTCCTCTCAAAAGGACCCGGGAGGAAATCTTGAAAGAAGTCAAAAACAAGCCTTTCTATTTTCCTCCAAAGCCAATGCAAACTCCCCCGGAGAGCAGGCCCTACAATAGGCAGTGTGATTATCATGAGACCTATGTCCACAAGACCGAGAATtgcttatcactcaagtacttcattgaggACCAAGTGAAGAAGGGGAATATGAACAAGTACTTAGTTCGGGACAGCAGCAGAGGGGAAGTGCAGAAGAAAGGAAAGAATGTAGTCAATGTGGTCCTAGGCGGATCCTACTCCCCACCCCGGAGCCCGGACTTCGGTGAATAA
- the LOC141716796 gene encoding uncharacterized protein LOC141716796, which translates to MMSFSVIISALICTLVVSNMASDIKSTHPSVEAQALLDSGWWGKFHTPVNTYQSHCTWKGISCNGAGSITRINLSGLYVGLELGNLNFSTFTSLESLNLRSCSLNGSSLSHLSGTLSKLTYLDLSQNLLTGQLLLFLTNLTQLTQLDVSDNYLSGFIPSHMGYNLKNLAFLDLGRNNFVGQIPLSFGSLTHLTHLHMDGNNFTGPIPPTLTLLNGSLADLNLGDNQLKGPIPLEMGNMTKLVSIVLRRNNLTGPIPATLGSLANLNYIDISSNPFNCTLPLELGNLRSLGVLRLSRSQYYGSVPRALGNLTNLTLLDLAYNQLQGFIPPELGNLNNIVSLSLNGNRLYGPIPSSLGRLKNIMYLELGRNKLSGSIPLTLMQLTKLKFLSLTNNKLMGAIPPSIGNLSVLNFLNLSSNQFDGLLPPEIGMLPNLRTLILHSNQLAGNIPVFRYCHFQHLDLSKNLLNGNIPDELGLCNSLIHLSLDSNNLSGPIPKKLVNLTHLLFLNLSSNNLYGTIPSCLCHLCQESSFDFTHNALDFVKTCQKNFTGSQGNNDIKEDKKEKRDLSTVYIVLSISISMTFSVLTLVLFCWSRFAVNQSKDIDMENGDVFSVWNFDGNIAYKDIIKATNDFDFRYCIGTGGYGSVYEARLPNGKVVAVKKLHRLEAENPAFGKSFRNEVQVLTNVMHKNIVRLYGFCLHNQCMFLIYEYMENGSLFCALRDDSEAIKLDWNKRVEIVKGIALALSYMHHDCPLPMVHRDISSNNILLNSKLEAFVADFGAARLLSPDSSNQTILAGTCGYIAPELAYTMQVNEKCDVYSFGVVALETMSGRHPGELLSTLKSSRPAQRNISLEVLDTRLPHPTYEQKQDIIMVLNLASACLSSDQKLRPTMLAISQEFLSEKGSTCVTKSIKDTEKSTGLNRSWEHICCESDRSSE; encoded by the exons ATGATGTCTTTCTCGGTAATTATTTCAGCTCTGATTTGCACATTAGTGGTGAGTAATATGGCTTCAGATATCAAATCCACTCATCCTTCAGTAGAGGCGCAAGCTCTACTTGATAGTGGTTGGTGGGGAAAATTCCATACTCCTGTAAATACTTATCAAAGTCATTGTACATGGAAAGGCATCAGTTGCAATGGCGCCGGGAGTATCACTAGAATAAATTTGAGTGGTCTCTATGTAGGACTTGAACTCGGCAATCTCAACTTTTCGACTTTTACAAGCCTTGAAAGCCTAAATCTCCGGTCCTGTAGTCTCAACGGGAGCTCCCTCAGTCATCTAAGTGGCACCCTTTCAAAACTCACCTATCTTGATCTCTCACAGAACCTTCTCACAGGTCAGCTACTTCTTTTCTTGACTAACCTCACTCAGCTAACACAGCTTGACGTCTCTGATAATTATCTTAGTGGTTTTATCCCCTCGCACATGGGATATAATCTCAAGAATCTTGCATTTTTGGATCTGGGTCGAAACAACTTTGTCGGCCAAATTCCTTTGTCTTTTGGGTCATTGACCCATTTGACACATCTTCACATGGATGGGAACAATTTTACAGGTCCAATTCCACCTACTTTGACACTTTTGAATGGTAGCTTGGCTGATTTAAACCTTGGAGACAATCAACTCAAAGGTCCCATTCCCTTGGAAATGGGAAATATGACCAAGTTGGTTAGTATTGTTCTCAGAAGAAACAATCTCACAGGTCCAATTCCTGCAACATTGGGTTCTCTGGCAAATCTTAACTACATTGACATAAGTTCCAATCCTTTCAATTGCACTTTACCATTAGAGCTAGGCAATTTAAGAAGTCTTGGCGTGCTAAGGCTCAGTCGCAGTCAATATTATGGTTCAGTCCCTCGGGCTCTAGGTAATCTAACAAACCTGACACTTCTAGATCTTGCTTACAATCAATTGCAAGGCTTCATTCCTCCTGAACTAGGTAACCTGAATAATATTGTAAGTTTGAGTTTAAATGGTAATAGGCTCTATGGTCCAATTCCTTCATCTTTAGGTCGCTTAAAAAATATAATGTACTTGGAACTTGGAAGGAACAAGTTGAGTGGATCCATTCCTCTAACACTTATGCAGttaacaaaattaaaatttttaagtCTCACTAATAACAAGCTCATGGGTGCAATCCCTCCCTCCATTGGTAATttaagtgttctgaactttcttaaCCTTTCCTCGAATCAGTTTGATGGCTTGTTACCACCTGAGATTGGCATGCTTCCCAATCTTCGCACTCTTATTCTACACTCAAACCAGCTTGCAGGAAACATACCAGTTTTTAGATATTGTCACTTCCAGCATCTAGATCTCTCCAAGAATCTGCTTAATGGAAACATACCTGATGAACTTGGATTGTGCAACTCTCTGATTCACTTATCTTTAGATAGTAACAACTTAAGCGGACCCATACCAAAGAAACTTGTGAATTTGACGCACTTGCTGTTTCTCAACCTCTCATCAAATAATTTATATGGCACAATTCCTTCCTGTCTTTGCCACTTGTGCCAGGAGTCCTCATTTGACTTCACCCATAATGCTCTGGATTTTGTAAAGACCTGTCAAAAGAATTTTACAGGCAGCCAAGGTAACAATGACATCAAAGAAGACAAAAAGGAAAAGAGAGACCTGAGCACTGTCTACATTGTTCTTTCTATCTCTATTTCCATGACATTCTCCGTGCTTACCCTGGTATTATTTTGCTGGAGTAGGTTTGCAGTTAATCAAAGTAAGGATATTGATATGGAGAATGGAGATGTTTTTTCAGTATGGAATTTTGATGGAAACATTGCATATAAGGACATCATTAAAGCAACAAATGACTTTGATTTTAGATATTGCATTGGAACTGGTGGCTACGGCAGTGTATATGAGGCGAGGTTGCCAAATGGGAAAGTAGTGGCCGTCAAAAAACTTCACCGGTTAGAAGCTGAGAATCCAGCTTTTGGCAAGAGTTTCAGGAATGAGGTGCAAGTATTAACAAATGTAATGCACAAGAATATTGTGAGACTTTATGGATTCTGCTTGCACAATCAATGCATGTTTCTTATTTATGAGTACATGGAAAATGGAAGCCTATTTTGTGCTTTGAGAGATGATTCTGAAGCAATAAAATTAGATTGGAACAAAAGGGTGGAAATTGTTAAAGGGATAGCACTGGCATTATCATATATGCATCACGACTGTCCTCTGCCAATGGTGCACCGTGATATTTCAAGCAATAACATTTTGTTGAACTCCAAACTGGAGGCGTTTGTTGCTGACTTTGGTGCAGCAAGATTGCTAAGCCCTGATTCTTCTAACCAAACCATCCTTGCAGGCACTTGCGGCTACATTGCTCCAG AGCTTGCATACACCATGCAGGTAAATGAAAAATGTGATGTATATAGCTTTGGGGTTGTGGCGCTAGAAACTATGAGCGGAAGGCATCCAGGAGAGCTTCTGTCAACTTTAAAGTCTTCCCGGCCTGCTCAAAGAAACATTTCACTTGAAGTTCTGGACACTCGCCTTCCCCATCCAACATATGAACAAAAACAAGACATCATTATGGTTCTCAATCTAGCATCAGCATGTCTATCTTCAGACCAAAAGCTTCGGCCAACAATGCTAGCTATATCTCAAGAGTTTTTAAGTGAAAAGGGCAGCACTTGTGTTACTAAATCTATTAAGGACACAGAGAAATCCACCGGGCTTAATAGAAGTTGGGAACACATTTGTTGTGAAAGTGATAGAAGCAGCGAATAA
- the LOC141718127 gene encoding V-type proton ATPase subunit d2, whose protein sequence is MYGFEAMTFNIHGGYLEAIVRGHRSGLLTAADYNNLCQCETLDDIKMHLSATEYGPYLQNEPSPLHTTTIVEKCTLKLVDEYKHMLCQATEPLSTFLEYITYGHMIDNVVLIVTGTLHERDVQELLEKCHPLGMFDSIATLAVAQNMRELYRLVLVDTPLAPYFSECITSEDLDDMNIEIMRNTLYKAYLEDFYRFCQKLGGATAEIMSDLLAFEADRRAVNITINSIGTELTRDDRRKLYSSFGLLYPYGHEELAVCEDIDQVRGVMEKYPPYQSIFAKLSYGESQMLDKAFYEEEVKRLCLSFEQQFHYAVFFAYMRLREQEIRNLMWISECVAQNQKSRVHDSVVFIF, encoded by the exons ATGTATGGGTTCGAAGCAATGACGTTCAACATCCATGGAGGATATCTAGAAGCGATCGTAAGAGGACACAGATCTGGTTTACTCACCGCCGCTGATTACAACAATCTCTGCCAGTGCGAAACCCTAGATGATATCAAGATGCATCTCTCTGCCACTGAGTACGGTCCTTATCTTCAAAACG AACCGTCCCCATTGCATACTACTACCATTGTGGAGAAATGTACTCTCAAACTGGTTGATGAGTACAAACACATGCTATGCCAAGCTACAGAGCCTTTGTCAACTTTCTTGGAGTACATTAC ATATGGCCACATGATTGACAATGTTGTGCTAATTGTCACTGGGACCTTGCATGAGAGAGATGTTCAAGAACTGCTAGAGAAATGCCATCCATTGGGCATGTTTGACAG CATTGCAACCCTGGCAGTAGCTCAAAACATGCGAGAGCTTTATAGGCTTGTGCTTGTCGACACCCCTCTAGCTCCATACTTCTCTGAGTGTATCACCTCTGAG GACTTGGATGATATGAACATTGAAATAATGAGAAACACTCTATATAAGGCATACCTTGAAGATTTCTACAGGTTTTGCCAG AAATTGGGTGGTGCTACAGCAGAAATCATGTCCGACCTTCTTGCGTTTGAGGCTGACAGAAGAGCTGTTAACATCACCATAAACAG TATCGGCACTGAGCTTACTCGAGATGACCGGAGAAAGTTGTACTCTAGCTTTGGCTTACT TTACCCATATGGTCATGAAGAACTTGCTGTCTGTGAAGATATTGATCAG GTTCGTGGTGTGATGGAAAAATACCCTCCTTACCAATCCATTTTTGCCAAGTTATCTTATGGAGAGAGTCAGATGCTAGACAAAGCTTTTTATGAAGAGGAGGTGAAGAGACTCTGCTTATCATTTGAGCAACAG TTCCATTATGCGGTATTTTTCGCATATATGAGGTTAAGGGAGCAGGAGATTCGAAACCTAATGTGGATATCTGAGTGTGTGGCTCAGAACCAGAAGTCCAGGGTGCATGATAGTGTTGTCTTCATATTTTAG